One window of the Trifolium pratense cultivar HEN17-A07 linkage group LG2, ARS_RC_1.1, whole genome shotgun sequence genome contains the following:
- the LOC123907917 gene encoding beta-galactosidase 16-like, with translation MGDWWWWRCSFLLVSLILTASLGTIHGGNVTYDRTSLVINGQHKILFSGSIHYPRSTPQMWPNLIAKAKEGGLDVIQTYVFWNLHEPHQGQYEFSGRFDLVGFIKEIQAQGLYVSLRIGPYIESECTYGGLPLWLHDIPGIVFRSDNDQFKFHMQRFTTKIVNLMKSAKLFASQGGPIILSQIENEYGNVERGFQQKGFSYVRWAAQMAVGLQTGVPWVMCKQDDAPDPVINTCNGMQCGKTFNGPNSPNKPSLWTENWTSFYQFFGGVPYLRSASDIAYNVALFIIAKKGSYVNYYMYHGGTNFDRLASPFITTAYYDEAPLDEYGLVRQPKWGHLKELHAAIKSCSQPLLYGTQTTFNLGLQQKAYVFRSSTECAAFLENSGPRDVTIKFLNIPYQLTRKSISILPGCKNVAFNTGKVTIQNSIREMKPQFRFNSAEKWKVYTEAIPNFDDTSLRANRLLDQIATAKDTSDYMWYTFRLNHNSPNAQSVLSIYSLGHVLHSFVNGVLTGSAHGSHNYTSVAMEKNVNLVNGMNNISILSATVGLPNSGAYLERKVAGLSKVKVQRRDFTNYSWGYQVGLLGEKLQIYTVSGLSKVQWKSFQSSTKPLTWYQTTFDAPEGNKPVVLNLGSMGKGLAWVNGQGIGRYWVSFHTPRGTPSQQWYHIPRSFLKATGNLLVILEEETGNPLGITLDTVYITN, from the exons ATGTGGCCTAACTTAATTGCCAAAGCCAAGGAAGGGGGATTAGATGTCATACAAACTTATGTATTTTGGAATCTTCATGAGCCTCATCAAGGCCAG TATGAGTTTAGTGGAAGGTTTGATTTAGTGGGATTCATTAAAGAAATTCAAGCACAAGGTTTATATGTGTCACTTAGAATTGGACCTTACATTGAGAGTGAATGCACTTATGG GGGTCTACCATTATGGTTACATGATATTCCAGGAATTGTATTTAGATCTGATAATGATCAATTCAAG TTTCACATGCAAAGATTCACAACCAAAATAGTCAACCTAATGAAATCAGCCAAACTTTTTGCTTCACAAGGAGGACCTATCATACTATCTCAG ATTGAGAATGAATATGGTAACGTCGAAAGGGGGTTTCAACAGAAAGGATTCAGCTATGTTCGTTGGGCGGCTCAAATGGCCGTGGGACTCCAAACGGGTGTACCTTGGGTAATGTGTAAACAAGATGATGCTCCTGACCCTGTG ATCAACACATGCAATGGCATGCAATGCGGGAAAACATTTAACGGGCCAAACTCGCCTAACAAGCCTTCATTATGGACAGAGAATTGGACTAGTTT TTATCAATTCTTTGGTGGAGTACCATACCTGAGATCAGCTTCAGACATTGCCTACAATGTTGCCTTGTTCATTATTGCAAAGAAAGGAAGCTATGTGAATTACTACATG TACCATGGAGGAACCAATTTTGATAGATTGGCCTCCCCTTTCATAACAACAGCTTATTATGATGAGGCTCCACTAGACGAATATG GTTTGGTAAGGCAACCAAAATGGGGACATCTTAAGGAGCTACATGCTGCAATCAAGTCATGTTCACAACCTCTTCTTTATGGAACTCAAACCACTTTCAACTTAGGCTTACAACAAAAA GCTTATGTTTTCAGAAGCTCCACAGAATGTGCTGCCTTCTTGGAAAATAGTGGACCTAGGGATGTCACAATTAAATTTCTAAATATTCCGTATCAATTGACCCGAAAATCAATCAGTATTCTACCAGGCTGCAAGAATGTAGCATTCAATACTGGCAAG GTGACTATACAGAACAGTATCAGAGAAATGAAACCGCAGTTTCGGTTTAATTCAGCTGAAAAATGGAAAGTGTATACAGAAGCCATCCCTAATTTTGACGATACGTCATTAAGAGCAAATAGATTATTAGATCAAATCGCCACAGCAAAAGATACATCTGATTACATGTGGTACACTTTCAG GCTTAATCACAACTCTCCTAATGCTCAATCTGTTCTTAGTATATACAGCCTAGGACATGTTTTGCATTCGTTCGTCAATGGAGTCTTAACAG GTTCTGCACATGGAAGTCACAACTATACGTCTGTTGCAATGGAAAAAAATGTTAATCTGGTAAATGGGATGAACAACATCTCCATACTAAGTGCAACAGTTGGATTGCCG AACTCGGGAGCATATTTAGAGCGCAAAGTTGCTGGTTTGAGTAAAGTGAAAGTTCAAAGAAGAGATTTCACTAATTACTCATGGGGATATCAG GTTGGGTTGTTGGGAGAAAAATTGCAAATCTATACAGTCAGTGGATTAAGTAAAGTTCAGTGGAAAAGTTTTCAAAGCTCTACTAAACCACTAACATGGTATCAG ACCACATTTGATGCACCAGAAGGTAACAAACCTGTAGTGCTTAACCTTGGTTCCATGGGAAAGGGACTTGCTTGGGTTAATGGCCAAGGTATTGGTCGATATTGGGTATCTTTCCACACTCCACGGGGGACTCCTTCTCAACAATG GTATCACATACCCCGTTCCTTCCTAAAAGCTACCGGGAACCTACTTGTTATACTAGAAGAAGAAACTGGAAATCCTTTAGGAATCACTCTAGACACAGTATACATCACGAATTGA